cccaaaaagtcggcaatccgtttgtagaggcgtaaggtctgcaaaggaccttatgcctctccaaatgttcatgggcggtggtagcgcttaccatcaggggTCCcacagctccattgccgactgtaacataaaaaaagccaAAGCTTaactacatataattaattaatgtgtatattttatccttTTTCAGATAAGATTCCAGAGGTTTTAGAAACGAAATGTGAAAAATGTAGTGACAAGCAAAAGGAAATGGGTAAAACGTTAGTAAAGGAGATTAAAGCTAAACATCCAGACATTTGGTCAGATTTGGTCTCGTTCTATGACCCACAAGGAAAATACCAGAAATCATTTGAAGAATTTCTTAAAgactaaaaacaaacaaaaataacaataacaaattaacaagctatcaaaatttattgtataaataatctcttttataacaaaaattacaaatttttattttcatatctagttgtgtttttatttatattaaattacatccTTTACAGAATCATCCTTTTCAGTATGTTTTTTCAAAGCACGATTAAATGTTTCGTAACAAACCCAACCCTCCGAGTGGTACTTTTTAGCTTCTTCCCAAATTTCGTTAAATCTTTCATCCGTAAATGTTTCGCCCGTTGCTTCGAAAACTCTTTTAATCGTTTTAGAGTctcttttacaatataaatccCTGTGATTAACATGAAACAATGTCAGAACACTAGGGCATAAACAAGATTTCATATCAGATTCATGCGGAAGACAAGTTCTAGCAGCTTTACAACAACCTTCGGGTGTTATCGGATAATCTAAATCAAAATATCTTCCAGACGGTAAACCAGCCATTCTACTTTTGTTTTCTACTTGGCCAGGTTTTACCATATCTGTATAAGTCGTGTTATAATCAAGACAGTCATCTGATACATCGGATATTTTCGGAATTTCTGGTGATGGTTCtcgataatttattacatgtacAAAAGTTTTGTATTCAATGTTTGACCCATCAAAAGCATTCCACATGGAGAGTAATGGTTCAATTAGTGATGAATCGAAACGTATAAGCCTTGATGCACACAAGCTATATACTGTGTTTTTTGGCAACCAACCAGTTTTTTCTTTGTCGTAGTATTTGATATTCAAATAGAATCCTCTGAAAAAAGAAGGAAGAAATCGTGAAGATAAACATTTTCTCAATGAATTTAGGTGACctaaacattttttgaaaaaataacgttCTGGATTTAATTCGCAACTGGCCAAACATTCAGGCAAATTATCAGGAGGTTTTAATTTACCAAATGCATAGCCCTTAGGTacataatcaatattattatttggcGCCAATACAGTTCCGATCCGAGGTTGATTTTCTTCTTGAAAATTAGATTGTATAGTATTGACTATTGTTCGTCCTCCATTGCCAACAACTATCCTGTCATCCGTTAGGCAACATCTAGCGTACGTACCGCGTTTGTCCACAAAGGTTCTATGACCGTATGTTAGATCTTCCTTGTATGGTGGCTTACAGTATGTACGCTTTAGTTGTACACCCGGTTTATAAGAGGGCGGGGTTTTATCAGGAAGTGGATCTTTTGGCATAACAACATCATATAATCTTCCGTGAAATGCGGTTTTTTTGCCAAATGTAGTTCCAAAAATATCCATGCCTTCTGGTAACATAGGAACGGAATCGTGGGTTTGTCCAAGTGGCTTTTTCCAATAAGAAGCAAATGATGTATCTTTGAAATCATCAACAAGCGTTcgaaatttagattttatggGTGGATTGATAATCTGTGCTACGTTACCAAAAGGGCCTGCAAAACGCATATCTAAAGGAATAGGCTTACGTAGTGGTGGTAACGGCTTAGGTGCTTTAGGTGGCATAATAGCATCGCTCATAAGAGAATCTACTtcatcttttaataaatagtgttGTAGGGAATCAGCTACTTTATCGTCGGGCTGAGCAGAAGGTAATCCAGCAGCACAAATCCTTGGATCTCTCTCTATAAACATACCTAAATTACCCTTGCCCCCGGAAGTAGATCTTTGGCAGTCGACCGGCATGACTATTTGTGTATAAAACTTAtacttcatataaaaataaatacgtataacAGATATGTAAAGATTATAATTAGAcactgattttttatttatttaatatgtcatttgtaaaattgcacattttaaaaaagttcTTAATATGAATTaggaattaatataaaaggtttcatataaataattgtaaataacaaatcattattacaaaatattattgattaaattatccCTGTATAACTTGTGtgggttaaaaaaaatttcatactcCGTCGTCCGCgctacagataaaataataccgaTCTGAATTTAggtaaaaagtttttgatttGTTAAGGATGACCGCACACAGTCAGAATGTC
The Zerene cesonia ecotype Mississippi chromosome 14, Zerene_cesonia_1.1, whole genome shotgun sequence DNA segment above includes these coding regions:
- the LOC119831722 gene encoding EF-hand domain-containing family member B-like; protein product: MPVDCQRSTSGGKGNLGMFIERDPRICAAGLPSAQPDDKVADSLQHYLLKDEVDSLMSDAIMPPKAPKPLPPLRKPIPLDMRFAGPFGNVAQIINPPIKSKFRTLVDDFKDTSFASYWKKPLGQTHDSVPMLPEGMDIFGTTFGKKTAFHGRLYDVVMPKDPLPDKTPPSYKPGVQLKRTYCKPPYKEDLTYGHRTFVDKRGTYARCCLTDDRIVVGNGGRTIVNTIQSNFQEENQPRIGTVLAPNNNIDYVPKGYAFGKLKPPDNLPECLASCELNPERYFFKKCLGHLNSLRKCLSSRFLPSFFRGFYLNIKYYDKEKTGWLPKNTVYSLCASRLIRFDSSLIEPLLSMWNAFDGSNIEYKTFVHVINYREPSPEIPKISDVSDDCLDYNTTYTDMVKPGQVENKSRMAGLPSGRYFDLDYPITPEGCCKAARTCLPHESDMKSCLCPSVLTLFHVNHRDLYCKRDSKTIKRVFEATGETFTDERFNEIWEEAKKYHSEGWVCYETFNRALKKHTEKDDSVKDVI